The Pedobacter roseus genome contains a region encoding:
- a CDS encoding acetyl-CoA C-acyltransferase — translation MEAYIIAGYRTAVGKAPRGVFRFTRADDLAAEVIRALVASVPNLDNEQIDDVIVGNATPEAEQGLNIGRMISLMGLDTDKVPGVTVNRYCASGLDTIATAVAKIKAGMADCIIAGGVEVMSGMPFGGWKLVPNAEVAKNNPDWYWGMGLTAEAVAKEYNVSREDQDAFSLKSHEKAIHAIKNGHLKDGVLPITVNENYLDANLKKKTRSYVVDTDEGPRADTTLDKLAKLKPVFDAVGSVTAGNSSQTSDGAAFVLVVSEKKMKELNAEPIARLVSYGIAGVPPRIMGIGPIEAIPKALKQAGLKKEDIDLIELNEAFASQSLAVIRTLDLNPDVINVNGGAIALGHPLGCTGAKLTVQIMNELKRQNKKYGMVTMCVGTGQGAAGIFEIF, via the coding sequence ATGGAAGCATATATTATAGCCGGATATCGTACAGCAGTGGGTAAAGCACCCCGTGGCGTATTCCGTTTTACAAGAGCTGATGATTTAGCCGCAGAAGTAATCAGGGCTTTAGTGGCATCGGTTCCGAATTTAGATAACGAACAGATTGATGATGTAATTGTGGGTAATGCTACTCCAGAAGCAGAGCAGGGCTTAAATATTGGCCGTATGATTTCGCTGATGGGGCTGGATACCGATAAAGTTCCTGGTGTTACCGTAAACCGTTACTGCGCATCGGGTTTAGATACCATTGCTACAGCGGTAGCTAAAATTAAGGCTGGCATGGCCGATTGTATCATTGCCGGTGGAGTAGAAGTAATGAGTGGAATGCCTTTCGGCGGGTGGAAATTGGTTCCCAATGCAGAAGTGGCAAAAAACAATCCCGATTGGTATTGGGGTATGGGTTTGACCGCCGAAGCTGTTGCTAAAGAATATAATGTGAGTCGTGAAGACCAGGATGCATTTTCGCTAAAATCTCATGAGAAAGCTATTCATGCCATTAAAAATGGTCATTTAAAAGATGGCGTTTTGCCAATTACAGTGAATGAGAATTATCTGGATGCCAACCTGAAAAAGAAAACCCGTTCTTATGTGGTTGATACCGATGAAGGTCCGCGAGCAGATACCACATTAGATAAACTGGCGAAATTGAAACCCGTATTCGATGCTGTTGGTAGTGTAACTGCTGGTAATTCTTCTCAAACATCAGATGGTGCAGCCTTTGTTTTAGTAGTTTCTGAAAAGAAAATGAAAGAGCTAAATGCCGAGCCGATTGCCAGGTTGGTAAGTTACGGCATTGCGGGTGTTCCACCACGTATTATGGGTATCGGGCCAATTGAAGCGATTCCTAAAGCATTGAAACAAGCCGGTTTAAAAAAAGAAGATATCGACTTAATCGAACTGAACGAAGCTTTTGCCTCTCAATCTTTAGCCGTAATCAGAACCTTGGATTTAAACCCTGATGTGATCAATGTTAACGGCGGTGCAATTGCACTTGGCCATCCACTGGGCTGTACCGGAGCAAAACTAACCGTGCAGATCATGAACGAATTAAAAAGACAAAATAAGAAATACGGAATGGTAACCATGTGTGTAGGAACAGGACAGGGCGCCGCAGGAATTTTTGAGATATTTTAG